A portion of the Stella humosa genome contains these proteins:
- a CDS encoding S-(hydroxymethyl)glutathione dehydrogenase/class III alcohol dehydrogenase — protein MKTRAAVAFEAKKPLEIVEVDLEGPRAGEVLVEVKATGICHTDYYTLSGADSEGLFPSILGHEGAGVVMEVGPGVTTLKPGDHVIPLYTPECRECDYCLSRKTNLCQKIRLTQGRGVMPDGTSRFSHKGKPLYHYMGTSTFSNHIVVPEIALAKIRSDAPFDKVCYIGCGVTTGIGAVIWTAKVEAGATVVVFGLGGIGLNVIQGARMVGASQIVGVDINPGKVPLATKFGMTHFVNPKDVQGDIVAHLVELTGGGADYSFDCTGNVKVMRQALECAHKGWGQSIIIGVAAAGEEIMTRPFQLVTGRVWKGTAFGGARGRTDVPKIVDWYMDGRVNIDDLITHKLPLERINEGFELMHEGKSIRSVVEF, from the coding sequence ATGAAGACCCGCGCCGCCGTCGCCTTCGAGGCCAAGAAACCGCTGGAAATCGTCGAGGTCGACCTGGAAGGCCCGCGCGCCGGCGAAGTGCTGGTCGAGGTGAAGGCGACCGGCATCTGCCACACCGACTACTACACGCTGTCGGGTGCCGATTCCGAAGGGCTGTTCCCGTCGATCCTGGGCCACGAGGGTGCCGGCGTCGTCATGGAGGTGGGCCCGGGCGTCACCACGCTGAAACCGGGCGACCATGTCATCCCGCTCTACACGCCGGAATGCCGCGAGTGCGACTACTGCCTCTCGCGCAAGACCAACCTCTGCCAGAAGATCCGCCTGACCCAGGGGCGCGGGGTGATGCCGGACGGCACCAGCCGTTTCAGCCACAAGGGCAAGCCGCTCTACCACTACATGGGCACGTCGACCTTCTCGAACCACATCGTGGTGCCCGAGATCGCGCTGGCGAAGATCCGTTCCGACGCGCCCTTCGACAAGGTCTGCTACATCGGCTGCGGCGTCACGACCGGCATCGGCGCCGTCATCTGGACGGCCAAGGTGGAGGCGGGCGCCACCGTCGTGGTGTTCGGCCTGGGCGGCATCGGCCTCAACGTCATCCAGGGTGCCCGCATGGTGGGCGCCTCGCAGATCGTCGGCGTCGACATCAACCCGGGCAAGGTGCCGCTGGCGACCAAGTTCGGCATGACGCACTTCGTCAACCCCAAGGACGTGCAGGGCGACATCGTCGCCCACCTGGTGGAGCTGACCGGCGGCGGTGCCGACTACAGCTTCGACTGCACGGGCAACGTGAAGGTGATGCGCCAGGCGCTGGAATGCGCCCACAAGGGCTGGGGCCAGAGCATCATCATCGGCGTGGCCGCGGCCGGCGAGGAGATCATGACCCGGCCGTTCCAGCTCGTGACCGGTCGCGTCTGGAAGGGCACGGCCTTCGGCGGTGCCCGCGGGCGCACCGACGTGCCGAAGATCGTCGACTGGTACATGGACGGCCGCGTCAACATCGACGACCTCATCACCCACAAGCTGCCGCTGGAGCGCATCAACGAGGGCTTCGAGCTGATGCATGAAGGCAAGTCGATCCGCAGCGTGGTGGAGTTCTGA
- the fghA gene encoding S-formylglutathione hydrolase: protein MAVTVRGRHRAFGGQVQYLAHASAEIGGEMRFAVYMPPAAERGPVPALFYLAGLTCTEETVIIKAGALRRAAEAGIALVAPDTSPRDRRFPGDDAAWDFGQGAGFYVDATAEPWRDAYRMYSYVTRELPELVAQEFPVDGARLGVFGHSMGGHGALVAGLRNPDRFRSVSAFAPIAAPMHCPWGEKAFGNYLGPDRAGWAAYDATALVSAGSRVASGILVDQGLDDQFLATQLHPDRFEAACRQAGQKLTLRRHAGYDHGYFFISTFIDDHIDHHAAVLGR from the coding sequence ATGGCGGTCACCGTCCGCGGCCGCCACCGCGCCTTCGGCGGCCAGGTCCAGTACCTGGCCCACGCCTCGGCCGAGATCGGCGGGGAGATGCGCTTTGCCGTCTATATGCCGCCGGCGGCCGAGCGCGGGCCGGTGCCGGCGCTCTTCTACCTGGCGGGGCTGACCTGCACGGAAGAGACCGTCATCATCAAGGCGGGCGCGCTGCGCCGGGCGGCCGAGGCCGGGATCGCGCTGGTGGCACCCGACACCTCGCCGCGCGACCGGCGGTTCCCCGGCGACGATGCGGCGTGGGATTTCGGCCAGGGTGCCGGCTTCTATGTCGATGCCACGGCCGAGCCCTGGCGCGACGCCTATCGGATGTATTCCTACGTCACCCGCGAGTTGCCCGAACTGGTGGCGCAGGAATTCCCGGTCGACGGGGCGCGGCTAGGGGTGTTCGGCCACTCCATGGGCGGGCACGGCGCGCTGGTGGCGGGCCTGCGCAACCCCGATCGCTTCCGCTCGGTGTCGGCCTTCGCGCCGATCGCGGCCCCCATGCACTGCCCGTGGGGCGAGAAGGCCTTCGGCAACTATCTGGGCCCCGACCGCGCCGGCTGGGCTGCCTATGACGCAACCGCGCTGGTGTCCGCCGGCAGCCGCGTGGCGTCCGGAATCCTGGTGGACCAGGGCCTGGACGACCAGTTCCTGGCGACGCAGCTTCACCCCGACCGGTTCGAGGCCGCCTGCCGGCAGGCGGGGCAGAAGCTGACGCTGCGCCGCCATGCCGGCTATGACCATGGTTACTTCTTCATCTCCACCTTCATCGACGACCACATCGACCATCACGCGGCGGTGCTGGGCCGGTAG
- a CDS encoding Zn-dependent hydrolase — protein sequence MPKIDGARLIADLKRMADFGRYKTGVHRPTFSPQDVESRHWLASRMEEAGLEASIDGIGNVIGRRPGDGPRLLMGSHTDTQPQGGWLDGVMGVLYGVEVARAFRDDPALAGVGVEVASWADEESHYMSFLGSKSFVGELSEADIDATRNRDDGTPLREALARSGFAGRPRAAVDPARYVGYLEAHIEQGGYLESEARRIGVVTSIVGIHGYRVTFTGVQNHAGTTPMPIRKDAGVALVRFCNALYERFAAASGPRSVWTVGRILLEPGAPAIIPGRAEMLLQFRDGEPATMARLEGVLDQLVAETNQSGPCPVAVEVLSRTPPTIMDDRFQQALAAAAEVHAPGNWMAMPSAAGHDAQIIAHRLPAGMMFVPSIGGVSHHYSEDTDEADIVLGCQVFADAAARILEAARR from the coding sequence ATGCCGAAGATCGATGGGGCACGCCTGATCGCCGACCTGAAGCGGATGGCCGATTTCGGTCGCTACAAGACCGGCGTCCACCGCCCGACCTTCTCGCCGCAGGACGTCGAATCGCGCCACTGGCTGGCCTCGCGGATGGAGGAAGCCGGGCTGGAGGCGTCGATCGACGGCATCGGCAACGTCATCGGCCGGCGCCCGGGCGACGGCCCGCGCCTGTTGATGGGCTCGCACACCGACACCCAGCCCCAGGGCGGCTGGCTCGACGGCGTCATGGGCGTGCTGTACGGGGTCGAGGTCGCCCGCGCCTTCCGCGACGATCCGGCGCTGGCGGGCGTCGGCGTCGAGGTCGCCTCCTGGGCCGACGAGGAAAGCCACTATATGAGCTTCCTCGGCAGCAAGTCCTTCGTCGGCGAGTTGAGCGAGGCCGACATCGACGCCACCCGCAACCGCGACGACGGCACGCCCTTGCGCGAGGCGCTGGCGCGCTCGGGCTTTGCCGGCCGGCCACGCGCGGCCGTCGACCCGGCCCGCTATGTCGGCTACCTCGAAGCGCATATCGAGCAGGGCGGCTACCTGGAGAGCGAGGCGCGGCGCATTGGCGTAGTCACCTCGATCGTCGGCATCCACGGCTATCGCGTCACCTTCACCGGCGTGCAGAACCATGCCGGGACGACGCCGATGCCGATCCGCAAGGATGCGGGCGTGGCGCTGGTCCGCTTCTGCAACGCGCTCTACGAGCGCTTCGCGGCCGCCAGCGGCCCGCGCTCGGTCTGGACGGTCGGCCGCATCCTGCTGGAGCCGGGGGCGCCGGCCATCATCCCCGGCCGCGCCGAGATGCTGCTGCAGTTCCGCGATGGCGAGCCGGCGACGATGGCGCGCCTCGAAGGCGTGCTGGATCAACTCGTGGCCGAGACCAACCAGTCCGGCCCCTGCCCCGTCGCGGTCGAGGTGCTGTCACGCACGCCGCCCACGATCATGGACGACCGTTTCCAGCAGGCGCTGGCGGCCGCGGCCGAGGTCCACGCGCCCGGCAACTGGATGGCGATGCCGTCGGCCGCCGGCCACGACGCCCAGATCATCGCCCACCGCCTGCCGGCCGGCATGATGTTCGTGCCCTCGATCGGCGGCGTCAGCCACCACTACAGCGAGGACACCGACGAAGCCGACATCGTGCTCGGCTGCCAGGTCTTCGCCGACGCCGCCGCCCGTATCCTGGAGGCGGCGCGGCGATAG
- a CDS encoding anti-sigma regulatory factor produces MQRFLLGDPSQVAVARREAVRIAQSTGFSEDDQARLAVVVTELSVNTIRHGGGGQMLFGRGVDDDGVQLEGLWLDKGPGMADPAACLRDGFSTAGTPGNGFGAVQRMSDGFDCYSRVGQGTAVLARLRPGHAGPSAGAGQASRGWAIGAIVVPKAGELVSGDSWAVRPDGRSLCCMMVDGLGHGPQAAEAAAVAVAQFEAATDIDPAAILERIHLAMRATRGGAVAVLAIDTEVGSVRFSGVGNIAGVLLSAGMRRMVSHNGTAGGIAQRIRAFDYPRPARAVAILHSDGLSANWTIDTYPGLASCDPTLIAGVLFRDQERGRDDAAVLVVKELAA; encoded by the coding sequence ATGCAACGTTTCCTCCTCGGCGATCCCAGCCAGGTGGCGGTCGCGAGGCGCGAAGCCGTGCGCATTGCCCAATCCACCGGCTTCTCCGAAGACGACCAGGCACGCCTGGCCGTGGTCGTGACCGAACTGTCGGTCAACACGATCCGCCATGGTGGCGGGGGCCAGATGCTGTTCGGCCGGGGTGTCGACGATGACGGGGTGCAGCTCGAAGGGCTGTGGCTCGACAAGGGACCGGGCATGGCCGACCCCGCAGCCTGCCTGCGCGATGGATTTTCGACGGCCGGCACGCCGGGCAACGGCTTCGGCGCGGTGCAGCGCATGTCGGACGGGTTCGACTGCTATTCGCGTGTCGGCCAGGGCACGGCGGTGCTGGCGCGGCTGCGGCCAGGACACGCGGGGCCGTCCGCCGGCGCCGGCCAGGCCAGCCGGGGCTGGGCGATCGGTGCCATCGTCGTACCCAAGGCGGGCGAACTGGTCTCGGGCGACAGTTGGGCGGTGCGGCCCGATGGCCGGAGCCTCTGCTGCATGATGGTCGACGGGCTTGGCCACGGCCCGCAGGCGGCCGAGGCGGCGGCGGTGGCCGTCGCCCAGTTCGAGGCCGCCACGGACATCGACCCGGCAGCCATTCTCGAACGCATCCACCTGGCCATGCGCGCGACGCGCGGCGGCGCCGTGGCGGTGCTGGCGATCGACACCGAAGTCGGTTCGGTTCGCTTCAGCGGGGTCGGCAACATCGCCGGGGTGCTGCTGTCGGCCGGCATGCGCCGCATGGTCTCGCACAATGGCACGGCCGGCGGCATCGCCCAACGCATCCGCGCCTTCGACTATCCGCGCCCGGCGCGGGCGGTCGCCATCCTGCATTCGGACGGGCTATCCGCGAACTGGACCATCGACACCTACCCCGGATTGGCATCGTGCGATCCGACGTTGATTGCCGGCGTTCTGTTCCGTGACCAGGAGCGCGGGCGCGACGACGCGGCCGTGCTGGTGGTGAAGGAACTGGCCGCATGA
- a CDS encoding ATP-binding protein, with product MILAAVRMPAADGEDLVRLRQAGRDIARAIGFDAPDQTRIATALSEIVRNALSHGGGGTVEFALLELEDGGGLSIEVCDEGPGIVGLEGVLAGAGSGQGILSARRLMDSLDIRSNSPGGTSVVLTKRLGRPARISADEFVRAFGRGGGSPVPDGDKVVALARELSGARAALSARDAEVAALAAELENTNRGVVALYAELEDQAHALRQASEMKSHFLSNMSHEFRTPLNSMLAISRILLDRLDGELTTEQERQVGYIRSSALSLTELVNDLLDIAKVEAGKAELRFKYFAAADLIGTLRGVLKPLQSNPRVELLFEDSSDIPIIHSDEGKVSQVLRNLISNALKYTDGGTVRVTTTYDDGLDSVQFSVTDTGIGIKPEDIDRIFQEFVQIENPLQARVRGTGLGLPLSRRLAGLIGGNLDVASQPGVGSTFTLTIPLRPPSSATVTETPDMDRRPILLIDDEETSRYVLRQFLGPAVGEVIEATDGEQGLERAQMERPRLIFLDLNLPRLNGVQVIRHLADDPQTAGIPVVVVTSSLIDDSSRAGLGHARAILSKAELDRERLLALVAELSPVDGMDRPLP from the coding sequence ATGATCCTGGCGGCGGTCCGCATGCCGGCCGCGGACGGGGAGGATCTCGTCCGGCTTCGCCAGGCCGGCCGCGACATCGCGCGGGCGATCGGCTTCGACGCCCCGGACCAGACCCGCATCGCCACGGCCTTGTCGGAGATCGTGCGCAACGCGCTGAGCCATGGTGGTGGCGGCACGGTGGAGTTTGCGCTGCTCGAACTCGAAGACGGCGGTGGTCTGTCGATCGAGGTGTGCGACGAGGGGCCGGGCATTGTCGGGCTGGAGGGCGTGCTGGCCGGTGCCGGCAGCGGGCAGGGCATCCTGTCGGCCCGTCGCCTGATGGACAGCCTCGATATCCGCTCGAACAGTCCGGGCGGCACGTCCGTCGTCCTGACCAAGCGGCTTGGGCGACCGGCACGTATATCCGCCGATGAGTTCGTGCGCGCCTTCGGCCGGGGAGGCGGAAGTCCGGTGCCGGACGGCGACAAGGTCGTGGCGCTTGCCAGGGAACTGTCCGGCGCCCGCGCGGCGTTGAGCGCGCGCGATGCCGAGGTCGCGGCACTGGCGGCTGAGCTGGAAAACACCAACCGCGGCGTCGTGGCCCTCTATGCAGAGCTGGAGGATCAGGCCCACGCCCTGCGGCAGGCGAGCGAGATGAAGTCGCACTTCCTCTCGAACATGAGCCATGAGTTCCGGACGCCACTGAACTCGATGCTCGCGATCTCGCGGATCCTGCTCGACCGGCTGGACGGCGAACTGACCACCGAGCAGGAGCGCCAGGTCGGATATATCCGGAGCTCGGCGCTCAGCCTGACCGAACTGGTGAACGACCTGCTGGATATCGCGAAGGTCGAGGCAGGAAAGGCGGAGCTGCGCTTCAAGTACTTCGCTGCCGCCGACCTGATCGGAACGTTGCGCGGCGTGCTGAAGCCACTGCAAAGCAACCCAAGGGTAGAACTTCTATTCGAAGATTCATCCGACATTCCCATTATTCATTCGGATGAAGGGAAAGTGTCGCAGGTACTGCGCAACCTGATATCCAATGCGCTAAAGTATACGGATGGGGGCACAGTCCGTGTAACGACGACTTACGACGATGGTCTGGACAGCGTGCAATTTTCCGTCACTGACACCGGCATCGGCATCAAGCCCGAAGATATCGACCGGATTTTCCAGGAATTCGTTCAGATCGAGAACCCGTTGCAGGCGCGCGTCCGCGGCACCGGCCTGGGATTGCCGTTGTCCCGCCGCCTGGCCGGCCTGATCGGGGGCAACCTGGATGTCGCGAGCCAGCCGGGGGTCGGTTCGACCTTCACCCTGACCATTCCCCTTCGCCCGCCATCGTCCGCAACGGTGACCGAGACGCCGGACATGGATCGCCGGCCGATCCTGCTGATCGATGACGAGGAAACCTCCCGCTATGTCCTGCGCCAGTTCCTGGGCCCGGCGGTGGGCGAGGTGATCGAGGCGACCGACGGAGAGCAGGGGCTGGAACGGGCGCAGATGGAGCGGCCGCGGCTGATCTTCCTCGATCTGAATCTGCCGCGGCTGAATGGCGTACAGGTCATCCGGCATCTGGCCGACGACCCGCAGACCGCCGGCATACCGGTGGTTGTCGTCACTTCGTCCCTTATCGACGACAGCAGCCGGGCCGGCCTCGGGCATGCGCGCGCCATCCTGTCCAAGGCGGAACTCGACCGGGAACGCCTGTTGGCACTGGTAGCCGAACTGAGCCCCGTCGACGGCATGGACAGGCCCCTTCCGTGA
- a CDS encoding anti-sigma regulatory factor: MRIRQLVRAAALQAGLSLVDQTKIITAASELARNTLDHGGGGDAEVQFLQEGVRKGVRIAFEDHGPGIPDIDRALQPGFTTGRGMGLGLGGARQLSNEFSISSEVGRGTRIVIARWK, from the coding sequence GTGCGGATCCGCCAGCTCGTGCGCGCAGCCGCGCTGCAGGCGGGGCTGTCGCTCGTCGACCAGACCAAGATCATTACCGCGGCCAGCGAGCTGGCGCGCAACACCCTCGACCACGGCGGCGGCGGCGATGCCGAGGTGCAGTTCCTCCAGGAAGGCGTGCGCAAGGGCGTCCGCATCGCGTTCGAGGATCACGGGCCGGGCATTCCCGACATCGACCGCGCGCTGCAGCCGGGTTTCACCACCGGGCGCGGGATGGGGTTGGGGCTGGGCGGCGCCCGGCAGTTGTCCAACGAATTTTCCATCTCCTCGGAGGTGGGGCGCGGCACCAGGATCGTGATCGCGCGTTGGAAGTAG
- a CDS encoding STAS domain-containing protein gives MARQLSGLDGIIAAHQSEILGDWQSRLAEAGSERRLTAREIDSQCRALLDALRESAAVEGSASDRLKDMLADMSKTRAVQGFTIAETVSLLHSLKKPLLAAIGRELVKSPAAALREVVSASELIDGLSLLVMDEFVRMREEIIIRQQQEIAELSTPVVKLWDGILAVPLIGTLDSSRTQVVMENLLQAIVDQSALMTIIDITGVPTVDTLVAQHLLKTIAAARLMGADCIISGIRPQIAQTMVHLGVELSVVSKATLAEALAHALAKTGRMVVQRRAAEA, from the coding sequence ATGGCAAGGCAGCTTTCCGGGCTGGACGGCATTATCGCAGCCCATCAGAGCGAGATTCTCGGCGACTGGCAGAGCAGGCTGGCGGAAGCGGGCAGCGAGCGTCGACTGACCGCGCGCGAGATCGACAGCCAGTGCCGGGCGCTGCTCGACGCGCTGCGCGAATCGGCTGCCGTCGAGGGGTCGGCATCCGACCGCCTGAAGGACATGCTGGCCGACATGTCCAAGACCCGGGCCGTGCAGGGTTTCACCATCGCCGAGACGGTCTCGCTGTTGCATTCGCTGAAGAAGCCGCTGCTCGCGGCGATCGGGCGCGAACTGGTGAAGTCGCCTGCTGCCGCCCTGCGTGAGGTGGTGTCGGCGTCGGAGCTCATCGACGGCCTGTCACTGCTGGTGATGGACGAGTTCGTGCGCATGCGCGAAGAGATCATCATCCGCCAGCAGCAGGAGATCGCCGAGCTGTCGACTCCGGTCGTGAAGCTGTGGGACGGCATCCTGGCCGTGCCGCTGATCGGCACGCTGGACAGCTCGCGCACCCAGGTGGTGATGGAGAACCTGCTGCAGGCGATCGTCGACCAGAGCGCCTTGATGACGATCATCGACATCACCGGCGTCCCGACCGTCGATACCCTGGTGGCGCAGCACCTGCTGAAGACCATCGCGGCCGCCCGCCTGATGGGGGCGGATTGCATCATCAGCGGCATCCGCCCGCAGATCGCCCAGACCATGGTGCATCTGGGGGTGGAACTGTCCGTCGTTTCCAAGGCCACCCTGGCCGAGGCCCTGGCCCATGCGCTGGCCAAGACCGGCCGGATGGTGGTGCAGCGCCGCGCCGCGGAGGCTTGA
- a CDS encoding creatininase family protein, with protein MTVEIEWRRLRADELRRKAEEDAIVILPVGSIEQHGPHLPVEVDTMLGETVALEAARRVAAQGEPILVLPMLWTGLSEHHMSFGGTITLDDSTFLAVLRCICKSVVRHGFRRIVLLNGHGGNDNAMRVAADMLTPELEVPIVQFTYWYAAAEPIAAILETQTGLRHACEAETSMMMALRPDLVARDRIPLAKSNVTPEVSELVGGGMYRWRTLSAMSASGVVGNPEAATPEKGQRLIDGIADELARKLLNKDFWTLPFLSEPAHL; from the coding sequence ATGACCGTGGAAATCGAATGGCGCCGGCTGCGCGCCGACGAACTGCGCCGCAAGGCCGAGGAGGACGCCATCGTCATCCTGCCGGTTGGATCGATCGAACAGCATGGGCCGCACCTGCCGGTCGAGGTCGACACGATGCTGGGCGAGACGGTGGCGCTGGAAGCCGCCCGCCGGGTCGCCGCCCAGGGCGAGCCGATTTTGGTCCTGCCCATGCTGTGGACCGGCCTGTCGGAACATCACATGAGCTTCGGCGGCACCATCACGCTGGATGATTCGACGTTCCTGGCCGTGCTGCGCTGCATCTGCAAGTCCGTGGTGCGGCACGGCTTCCGGCGGATCGTGCTGCTGAACGGCCATGGCGGCAACGACAACGCCATGCGCGTGGCGGCGGACATGCTGACGCCGGAGCTGGAGGTGCCGATCGTCCAGTTCACCTACTGGTACGCCGCGGCCGAGCCGATCGCCGCCATCCTGGAGACCCAGACCGGCCTGCGCCATGCCTGCGAGGCCGAAACCTCCATGATGATGGCGCTGCGGCCGGACCTGGTCGCCCGCGACCGCATCCCGCTCGCCAAGTCGAACGTCACGCCGGAAGTGTCCGAACTGGTCGGCGGCGGCATGTACCGCTGGCGCACGCTGAGCGCCATGTCGGCATCGGGCGTCGTCGGCAACCCGGAGGCGGCCACGCCGGAAAAAGGCCAGCGCCTGATCGACGGCATCGCCGACGAATTGGCCCGGAAGCTGCTGAACAAGGACTTCTGGACCCTGCCGTTCCTCTCGGAACCGGCGCATCTCTGA
- a CDS encoding STAS domain-containing protein, which yields MDRIPVLKIGAALLVTIQVDLHDSVAMALEEDLSNLIVKSGAKGVLIDISALEIVDSFIGRTLANIASVARLLDAETVVVGMRPAVAITLVELGLSLPGVRTALNAERGMALIQARLSDSYGEPGAAGF from the coding sequence ATGGACCGTATACCGGTCCTCAAGATCGGTGCGGCCCTGCTGGTCACGATCCAGGTGGACCTGCATGACAGCGTCGCAATGGCGCTTGAGGAGGACCTCAGCAACCTGATCGTGAAGTCGGGTGCGAAAGGCGTGCTGATCGACATCTCGGCCCTCGAGATCGTCGATAGCTTCATCGGCCGCACCCTGGCCAACATCGCCAGCGTCGCCCGCCTGCTCGATGCCGAGACGGTCGTCGTCGGCATGCGCCCGGCCGTGGCGATCACCCTGGTCGAACTGGGCCTGAGCCTGCCTGGCGTGCGTACGGCATTGAATGCCGAGCGCGGCATGGCTTTGATCCAGGCGCGCCTGTCCGACAGCTATGGCGAGCCCGGTGCCGCAGGCTTCTGA
- a CDS encoding NAD(P)/FAD-dependent oxidoreductase: MERGGASLWQATAEPAPACPPLAREVEADVAIVGGGYTGLSTALALAAGGASVVVLEALEPGSGASGRNGGQVIPGIRHFPDELEHAFGPALGRRLYEFGLGTADAAFALIQRHGIACDATRSGWLQPADKPTSIEASRRRVGQWQRMGHPVRLLERDEMAAALGSPAYLGGWVHEGGGTVQPLSYARGLARAAMAAGARIHGRSPALSLAPVRGRWRVATPAGSVTAGRVLLATNALGGDLWPALRRSLLPVWSFQVATTPLSPADRARVLPGRHAASDTREVLRYFRLDRDGRLVIGGKGRLGGPRGPGSFGLQRRMVRRLYPWLAEQPIAHCWGGQVAITPDRLPRVHELAPGLLAAIGCNGKGVALCSALGAPLAEALTGRPLGELPLALAPVRPIPFHALRPFYIAAGSAWMKAKDWLG, translated from the coding sequence ATGGAACGCGGTGGCGCCAGCCTGTGGCAGGCGACGGCGGAGCCGGCCCCGGCCTGCCCGCCGCTGGCCCGTGAGGTCGAGGCGGACGTGGCGATCGTCGGCGGCGGCTATACCGGCCTGTCGACGGCGCTCGCCCTGGCCGCGGGCGGCGCATCGGTCGTGGTCCTGGAAGCGCTGGAGCCGGGGTCGGGCGCGTCCGGCCGCAACGGTGGACAGGTGATTCCCGGCATCCGCCACTTTCCCGACGAGTTGGAACATGCGTTCGGCCCGGCCCTGGGCCGGCGCCTCTACGAGTTTGGCCTCGGCACCGCGGATGCGGCTTTCGCCCTCATCCAGCGTCATGGCATCGCCTGCGACGCCACGCGCAGCGGCTGGCTTCAGCCGGCCGACAAGCCGACGTCGATCGAGGCCTCGCGCCGCCGGGTGGGGCAGTGGCAGCGCATGGGGCACCCCGTCCGCCTGCTGGAGCGGGACGAGATGGCGGCAGCCCTGGGCAGCCCGGCCTATCTCGGTGGCTGGGTCCATGAGGGCGGCGGGACGGTGCAGCCCCTCTCCTATGCCCGCGGCCTGGCGCGCGCCGCGATGGCGGCAGGCGCCCGGATCCATGGCCGGTCGCCGGCCTTGTCGCTGGCGCCGGTTCGCGGGCGCTGGCGGGTCGCGACGCCGGCGGGGTCCGTGACGGCCGGCCGCGTCCTGCTGGCGACCAACGCTCTGGGCGGCGACCTGTGGCCGGCGCTGCGCCGGTCGCTGCTGCCGGTATGGAGCTTCCAGGTCGCGACCACGCCGCTGTCGCCCGCCGACCGCGCCCGCGTCCTGCCGGGCCGCCATGCGGCGTCGGACACGCGCGAGGTGCTGCGCTACTTCCGGCTGGATCGCGACGGCCGCCTGGTGATCGGCGGCAAGGGACGGCTGGGCGGGCCGCGCGGTCCGGGCTCGTTCGGGCTGCAACGGCGCATGGTGCGCCGGCTCTACCCGTGGCTGGCCGAGCAGCCGATCGCGCATTGCTGGGGCGGGCAGGTGGCGATCACGCCCGACCGTCTGCCGCGCGTGCACGAACTGGCGCCGGGCCTTCTGGCCGCGATCGGCTGCAACGGCAAGGGTGTTGCCCTCTGCTCGGCCCTGGGCGCGCCGTTGGCCGAGGCGCTGACCGGGCGGCCGCTGGGCGAACTGCCGCTGGCCCTGGCGCCCGTGCGGCCGATCCCGTTCCACGCCCTGCGCCCGTTCTACATCGCGGCGGGCTCGGCATGGATGAAGGCCAAGGACTGGCTCGGCTGA